A portion of the Lusitaniella coriacea LEGE 07157 genome contains these proteins:
- a CDS encoding DUF5615 family PIN-like protein: protein MKIWVDAQLPPTLANWLSATFALEASALRDFALRDAQDIEIFEAARAENAVIMTKDSDFIDLVCRLGSPPQILWLTCGNVTNRNLRRLLTATLPDALEQLQQGEMIVEISNIE from the coding sequence ATGAAGATTTGGGTTGATGCTCAATTGCCTCCTACCCTGGCAAATTGGCTGTCAGCTACCTTTGCTCTAGAAGCTTCTGCATTGCGAGATTTTGCACTTCGGGATGCTCAAGATATAGAAATTTTTGAAGCAGCACGAGCTGAAAATGCTGTAATTATGACAAAAGACAGTGATTTTATCGACTTAGTGTGTCGATTAGGATCGCCGCCACAGATTTTATGGCTAACCTGCGGCAATGTGACAAACCGCAACTTGCGGCGATTATTGACCGCAACCTTACCTGATGCACTAGAGCAATTGCAGCAGGGAGAAATGATTGTGGAAATCAGTAATATTGAATGA
- the hisB gene encoding imidazoleglycerol-phosphate dehydratase HisB yields MQLRDRPITSTQPLRTASVQRKTGETDVEVTLNLDGTGNCQANTGIPFLDHMLHQISSHGLIDLDVQATGDIEIDDHHTNEDVGITMGQALAQALRDRKGIHRFGHFLAPLDEALVQVTLDFSGRPHLSYGLEIPTQRVGTYDTQLVREFFVALVNHSQMTLHIRQLDGINSHHIIEATFKAFARATRMAIEIDPRRASQIPSSKGVL; encoded by the coding sequence ATGCAGCTTCGCGATCGCCCCATTACATCCACTCAACCCCTCCGCACGGCTTCTGTGCAACGGAAAACCGGAGAAACCGATGTGGAAGTCACGCTGAACCTTGACGGGACGGGAAACTGCCAAGCGAATACGGGAATTCCGTTTTTGGATCATATGCTGCACCAGATTTCCTCCCACGGATTAATCGATCTTGACGTGCAAGCGACAGGAGACATTGAAATTGACGACCACCACACCAACGAAGATGTGGGGATTACAATGGGTCAAGCCCTCGCTCAAGCATTGCGCGATCGTAAAGGGATTCATCGCTTCGGTCATTTTCTTGCGCCTTTAGACGAAGCGTTGGTACAAGTCACCTTGGACTTTTCCGGACGACCCCATTTAAGTTATGGTTTGGAAATTCCGACGCAACGAGTGGGAACCTACGATACGCAATTGGTTCGGGAGTTTTTTGTTGCCCTTGTCAACCACTCTCAAATGACGCTACATATCCGACAACTGGATGGAATTAATTCCCATCATATTATCGAGGCGACTTTTAAAGCTTTTGCTAGAGCAACCCGCATGGCGATTGAAATCGATCCTCGACGTGCTTCCCAAATTCCCAGTTCTAAAGGGGTTTTGTAA
- a CDS encoding pentapeptide repeat-containing protein, protein MGLLIVFVGFPLPAFAVPATIERMPLTLELLEERLETPIQQDGKETIDLRQLSIDFRPENGELRDRAFLALQTRINRSKTPLNIDLSQSIVRGDFSIQEWGVKAQLVEEVLSGLLATEERELLQQRLQLPTSINVGEQFQEIPYATVFRAFLNLKETRFQGRVDFSNTVFLQPLEASDAVFRQESDWSESYFVQGVDFRGTRFEKEAMFANSHLWDATQFDRAQFQGVAYFQSTIFEGKANFERAMFADLADWTGSRWLQPTNFSQGMWRSRALFSNNLFAESLTFSNSTFEKAVSFRDTRFQGPLDLQQVNLLEQIDFGNARFAEDANLNVDGLAFESEAAKIVGNTGEIGSEIRVSQLQGNETVLRNLVRNFRRREQIPDANALEYLRTRLRVEQARKHLSEHSFRLTAFLREIWMGLVLSLLLLLSDYGTNFGLVLAVGIMASGYFGLLFWLVDRARRRIPQPILPSRSETIWMSGSFGAIALLGGGLIFQTATQPWLTLLCLGFILLPLPLFFVGLLYYRGRYHDLMDKTYFVEDGELRRLRLLIARLPIMPRFFFFRDRYLPILTDRRWSWLNYYDFSLNNLLKFGFNDIRLRDRHLPGLISAIVWYEWSLGMLYITLLFWTLSRTIPGLNLLIYLS, encoded by the coding sequence GTGGGATTGTTAATCGTTTTCGTGGGATTTCCCCTTCCCGCTTTTGCCGTTCCAGCAACGATCGAGCGAATGCCTTTAACCCTAGAATTATTGGAAGAACGGCTGGAAACTCCGATTCAACAGGATGGCAAAGAAACTATCGATTTGCGCCAATTATCGATCGATTTTAGACCGGAAAATGGAGAGTTGCGCGATCGCGCGTTCCTGGCATTACAAACTCGCATTAACCGCTCCAAAACCCCATTGAATATCGATTTGAGTCAATCGATCGTTCGAGGCGACTTCAGCATTCAAGAGTGGGGAGTCAAAGCACAATTAGTAGAGGAAGTCTTATCGGGATTGTTGGCGACAGAGGAGCGAGAATTGTTGCAGCAAAGGCTTCAATTACCCACTTCAATTAATGTGGGAGAACAGTTTCAAGAAATTCCTTACGCCACTGTTTTTCGCGCTTTTCTCAACCTAAAGGAAACACGCTTTCAAGGTCGGGTTGATTTTTCTAATACGGTGTTTTTACAACCTCTAGAAGCCTCAGACGCAGTGTTTCGACAGGAGAGCGATTGGTCTGAAAGCTATTTTGTTCAAGGGGTCGATTTTCGGGGAACGCGGTTTGAAAAAGAAGCGATGTTTGCAAATAGCCATCTTTGGGATGCCACACAATTCGATCGCGCGCAGTTTCAAGGGGTTGCTTACTTTCAATCGACCATTTTTGAAGGAAAAGCCAATTTTGAGCGCGCCATGTTTGCAGATTTAGCGGATTGGACGGGTTCTCGATGGTTGCAACCCACCAACTTCAGTCAGGGAATGTGGCGATCGCGCGCCCTCTTCAGCAATAATTTATTCGCAGAGTCCCTAACCTTCAGCAATTCAACCTTTGAAAAAGCCGTTTCTTTCCGCGACACGCGGTTTCAGGGACCCCTCGATCTCCAGCAAGTCAATTTATTAGAGCAGATCGATTTTGGAAATGCTCGATTTGCAGAGGATGCAAACTTAAACGTGGACGGTTTGGCGTTTGAGTCGGAAGCAGCGAAGATTGTCGGCAATACGGGGGAAATTGGCTCGGAAATCCGCGTTTCGCAGTTACAGGGAAATGAAACAGTTCTGCGCAATCTCGTGCGCAACTTTCGCCGCCGGGAACAGATCCCCGATGCAAATGCCCTAGAATACCTGAGAACGCGCTTGAGAGTGGAACAGGCAAGAAAACACCTTTCAGAGCATTCTTTTCGTTTAACCGCCTTTCTAAGGGAAATTTGGATGGGATTAGTCCTGAGTTTGCTGTTGCTATTAAGCGATTACGGCACGAATTTTGGCTTGGTTTTAGCGGTGGGAATTATGGCAAGCGGTTATTTTGGTTTATTGTTTTGGTTGGTGGATCGCGCGCGCCGTCGCATTCCTCAACCGATTCTCCCGTCTCGCAGCGAAACAATTTGGATGTCCGGTAGTTTTGGCGCGATCGCGCTTTTGGGAGGAGGATTAATTTTCCAAACCGCCACGCAACCCTGGCTCACGTTACTCTGTTTGGGTTTCATTTTACTACCCCTACCGCTCTTTTTCGTCGGTTTGCTCTATTACCGGGGACGCTACCACGATTTGATGGACAAAACCTATTTTGTAGAAGATGGGGAATTGCGAAGATTGCGCCTCTTAATCGCGCGTTTGCCCATTATGCCGCGATTTTTCTTTTTCCGCGATCGCTATCTCCCTATTTTGACCGATCGCCGTTGGAGTTGGCTGAATTACTACGATTTCAGCCTCAACAATCTGCTCAAATTTGGCTTTAATGATATTCGTTTGCGCGATCGGCATCTCCCCGGTTTAATTTCCGCGATCGTATGGTACGAATGGAGTTTGGGAATGCTCTACATTACGCTCCTATTTTGGACGCTATCTCGCACCATTCCTGGGTTAAATTTATTGATTTATTTGAGTTAG
- the clpB gene encoding ATP-dependent chaperone ClpB, giving the protein MQPTNPNQFTEKAWAAIVRTPDIAKQYKHQQIESEHLMKSLVEEQGLAASIFNKAEVNLQRLRDKTEEFINRQPKLSQLSDSVYLGRSLDTLLDRAENYRKDFEDDFISIEHLVLAYAKDDRFGKPLFKEFGLDETKLRESIQEIRGTHKVTDQNPEGKYESLEKYGRDLTDMAREGKLDPVIGRDDEIRRTIQILSRRTKNNPVLIGEPGVGKTAIVEGLAQRIVSRDIPESLRDRKVIALDMGALIAGAKYRGEFEERLKAVLKEVTESGGQIILFIDEIHTVVGAGATQGAMDAGNLLKPMLARGELRCIGATTLDEYRQYIEKDAALERRFQAVLVNEPNVVDTISILRGLKERYEVHHGVKISDTALVAAAMLSDRYISDRFLPDKAIDLVDESAAKLKMEITSKPEELDEIDRKVLQLEMERLSLQKENDEVSLERLEKLEKELANLKEEQSRLNAQWQSEKEVIDQIRAIAEEVDRTNLEIQQAERDYNLNLAAELRYGKLTDLQRQRKDAESQLENIQTSGTSLLREEVLEADIAEIISKWTGIPLSKLVESEKEKLLHLEEELHQRVIGQEEAVTAVADAIQRSRAGLADPQRPIASFIFLGPTGVGKTELAKALAANLFDTEEAMVRIDMSEYMEKHAVSRLVGAPPGYVGYEQGGQLTEAVRRRPYSVILFDEIEKAHADVFNILLQILDDGRLTDSQGHRVDFKNTIIIMTSNIGSQYILDVAGDEERYSEMQSRVMEAMQASFRPEFLNRIDEIIIFHSLVKEQLRQIVALQVQHLQKRLAEQKMSLKLSDLALDYLVDIGYNPSYGARPLKRAVQRYLETAIAKAILRGEFKGGDTIFVDVESERLTFKRLPSELEMLAK; this is encoded by the coding sequence ATGCAACCAACCAATCCCAATCAATTTACAGAAAAAGCCTGGGCTGCGATTGTTCGCACTCCCGATATTGCCAAACAGTACAAACACCAGCAAATCGAAAGCGAACACTTGATGAAGTCTCTGGTTGAAGAACAGGGACTCGCTGCCAGTATTTTCAATAAGGCTGAGGTCAACCTGCAACGCCTGCGGGACAAAACCGAGGAATTTATCAATCGCCAGCCCAAACTCTCTCAACTGAGTGACTCGGTATATTTAGGGCGGAGTTTGGATACGCTGCTCGATCGCGCGGAGAATTATCGCAAGGATTTTGAGGACGATTTTATCTCCATCGAACACCTGGTTCTGGCATATGCGAAGGACGATCGATTTGGCAAACCCCTGTTTAAGGAATTCGGTTTGGATGAAACCAAACTGCGAGAAAGCATTCAAGAAATTCGAGGAACCCATAAAGTGACAGATCAAAATCCCGAAGGTAAGTATGAATCCTTAGAAAAGTACGGTCGCGACTTGACGGACATGGCGCGGGAGGGCAAACTCGATCCCGTGATCGGTCGAGATGACGAAATTCGCCGCACGATTCAAATTCTCTCCCGGAGAACGAAGAATAATCCCGTCCTGATTGGGGAACCGGGGGTGGGGAAAACGGCGATTGTGGAAGGATTGGCACAACGGATTGTCAGTCGCGATATTCCAGAATCTCTGCGCGATCGCAAAGTGATTGCGTTGGATATGGGTGCGTTAATCGCCGGGGCAAAATATCGCGGGGAATTTGAGGAACGCCTGAAAGCAGTTCTCAAGGAAGTCACCGAATCTGGCGGTCAAATTATCCTGTTTATCGACGAAATTCACACGGTTGTCGGTGCGGGTGCAACCCAAGGAGCGATGGATGCGGGGAACCTCCTCAAACCCATGCTGGCGCGGGGAGAACTGCGCTGTATCGGTGCAACGACCCTGGATGAGTATCGCCAGTATATTGAGAAGGATGCGGCATTGGAACGGCGTTTCCAAGCAGTTTTGGTGAACGAACCCAATGTGGTGGATACGATTTCCATTTTGCGCGGGTTGAAAGAGCGCTACGAAGTCCACCACGGAGTTAAAATCTCCGATACTGCTTTGGTTGCAGCGGCAATGCTTTCGGATCGTTATATTAGCGACCGTTTTCTTCCCGACAAAGCCATTGACCTTGTAGACGAGTCTGCCGCGAAGTTAAAAATGGAGATCACCTCCAAACCGGAAGAACTCGACGAGATCGATCGCAAGGTGTTGCAGTTGGAGATGGAACGCCTATCTCTGCAAAAAGAGAATGATGAGGTGTCGCTGGAACGGTTGGAAAAGTTGGAGAAGGAACTCGCCAATTTAAAGGAAGAACAATCCCGCTTAAATGCCCAATGGCAGTCGGAAAAAGAGGTGATCGACCAAATTCGCGCGATCGCGGAAGAAGTGGATCGCACCAACCTCGAAATCCAACAAGCCGAACGGGATTACAACCTCAACCTCGCTGCCGAACTGCGTTACGGCAAACTAACCGACCTCCAACGTCAACGCAAGGATGCAGAAAGCCAACTGGAAAATATTCAAACCTCCGGCACATCCCTCTTGCGGGAAGAGGTTCTAGAAGCGGATATTGCAGAAATTATCTCCAAATGGACGGGAATTCCCCTGAGTAAATTGGTGGAGTCTGAAAAAGAAAAACTCCTGCATCTTGAAGAGGAATTGCATCAGCGCGTCATCGGACAGGAAGAAGCCGTAACCGCTGTTGCCGATGCCATCCAACGATCGCGCGCCGGACTTGCCGATCCCCAGCGTCCCATTGCCAGCTTCATTTTCCTAGGGCCCACGGGGGTGGGAAAAACGGAACTTGCCAAAGCCCTCGCCGCCAATCTTTTCGATACCGAAGAGGCGATGGTACGGATCGATATGTCTGAGTACATGGAGAAACACGCGGTTTCCCGCTTGGTGGGCGCGCCTCCTGGATACGTGGGGTACGAACAGGGAGGACAACTCACCGAAGCTGTGCGCCGCCGTCCCTACTCTGTGATTCTCTTCGACGAGATTGAAAAAGCCCACGCCGACGTGTTCAACATCCTGCTGCAAATTCTCGACGACGGACGCTTAACGGATTCCCAAGGTCATCGGGTGGATTTCAAAAATACCATCATCATCATGACCAGTAACATTGGTTCCCAATATATTTTGGATGTGGCGGGGGATGAGGAACGTTACAGCGAAATGCAATCCCGCGTCATGGAAGCGATGCAAGCGAGTTTCCGCCCGGAATTCCTCAATCGCATTGATGAAATTATCATCTTCCACAGTTTGGTGAAAGAACAGTTGCGGCAAATTGTGGCGCTGCAAGTGCAACATCTCCAAAAGCGTTTGGCAGAGCAAAAAATGTCTCTCAAACTCTCGGATCTCGCCCTCGATTACCTTGTAGACATCGGCTACAATCCCAGCTATGGGGCGCGTCCTCTCAAGCGTGCGGTGCAACGCTATCTTGAAACCGCGATCGCGAAAGCTATTTTACGCGGGGAATTTAAAGGCGGCGATACCATCTTTGTGGATGTCGAATCAGAACGCTTAACCTTTAAGCGTTTGCCCAGCGAGTTGGAAATGCTTGCGAAATAA
- a CDS encoding diguanylate cyclase, with protein MTDQNQPFKAIQVAWCSPMEMPKNLPGGFEVFQLTTPIFDRAIDLILFDIEAFAGLEEIRNIYETLGYPNVLVVVDTIEQETDALAWLHAKDDICRRDAIQQQIGWRLKRCCGLGNQKIDRDPLTSIANRRSLDNHVKALLGSNPLEESFCLIFLNIDRFKSINDRYGHRVGDEILQELAQLLQEYSRGVEIVARYGGEQFAIALRGSLAQGKAFAEFLRTQIASHPFCTEKSPIHTSASFGIAATNGDLTFEELVDKTDRCLYAAKKLGRNRTVTAEEFDASADAIGQDIQITAFENKIRVITERMTEALVLNARRLAKQYRTEADLDGLTEVFNRRYFDRLLSRQLEEFYKQDKPLTLSLLDLDHFGMVNKTYGFPTGDRALKIAIEAVRGCVRETDWIARYGGEEFCVVMPNTSLKEGVRVGERIRQTLKEQIIEAYDGRKFQITASIGIVERLPEDADLIALCQRASDKVREAKEGGRDRVKF; from the coding sequence GTGACCGACCAAAATCAACCTTTTAAGGCAATTCAGGTTGCTTGGTGCAGTCCAATGGAGATGCCCAAAAATCTTCCTGGCGGTTTTGAGGTATTTCAATTGACGACCCCAATCTTCGATCGCGCGATCGATCTAATTCTCTTTGATATCGAGGCGTTCGCGGGGCTAGAGGAGATCCGAAACATTTATGAAACTCTTGGCTACCCGAACGTATTAGTGGTTGTCGATACGATCGAGCAAGAAACAGATGCACTCGCATGGTTGCACGCTAAAGACGATATCTGTCGGCGAGATGCAATCCAACAGCAAATCGGTTGGCGCTTAAAGCGCTGTTGCGGTCTGGGGAATCAAAAAATTGACAGAGATCCACTCACCTCAATTGCCAATCGTCGTTCCTTAGATAATCATGTGAAAGCATTGTTAGGATCGAATCCTTTAGAAGAATCATTCTGCCTAATTTTTCTCAATATCGATCGATTTAAGTCAATAAATGATCGTTACGGTCATAGGGTGGGTGACGAAATTTTGCAAGAGTTGGCACAGTTATTGCAAGAGTATTCGAGGGGTGTAGAAATTGTTGCGCGTTATGGTGGCGAGCAGTTCGCGATCGCGCTACGGGGGAGTTTAGCACAAGGAAAGGCATTTGCCGAGTTTCTCCGAACTCAGATCGCCTCCCACCCATTTTGTACGGAAAAATCGCCCATTCACACCTCTGCATCCTTTGGTATTGCTGCAACCAACGGAGATTTGACCTTTGAGGAGTTGGTGGATAAAACAGACCGATGCCTCTACGCTGCAAAAAAACTCGGACGCAACCGAACTGTTACAGCAGAAGAATTTGATGCGAGTGCGGATGCTATCGGTCAAGATATCCAAATTACTGCATTTGAGAACAAAATTCGAGTGATAACCGAACGGATGACTGAGGCGCTCGTTCTCAATGCTCGCCGACTAGCAAAACAGTATCGCACAGAAGCAGACCTCGACGGCTTGACGGAGGTGTTTAATCGCCGCTATTTCGACCGCTTGCTGTCGCGTCAATTGGAAGAATTTTACAAACAGGACAAACCCCTAACGCTGTCGCTTCTGGATTTAGACCACTTTGGTATGGTTAACAAAACCTACGGCTTTCCCACGGGAGATCGCGCCCTTAAAATTGCAATCGAAGCCGTTCGGGGATGCGTGCGCGAAACAGATTGGATTGCGCGTTATGGCGGCGAGGAGTTTTGCGTTGTGATGCCAAATACCAGTCTTAAAGAAGGCGTTCGAGTGGGGGAGAGAATTCGTCAAACTCTCAAGGAACAAATTATAGAAGCTTACGACGGGCGAAAATTCCAAATTACCGCCAGTATTGGGATTGTCGAACGCTTACCAGAAGATGCGGATTTGATTGCATTGTGTCAGCGTGCGAGCGATAAAGTTCGGGAGGCAAAAGAAGGCGGGCGCGATCGCGTAAAATTTTAG
- a CDS encoding DUF29 domain-containing protein yields MQIPKKAELYETDFYAWTQEQAELLKHQQWSQLDLPNLIEEIESLGKQQRAELRNRLKVLIGYLLKWEYQASKRSRSWLMTIRVQRRDAQELLAENPSLKPYLEEAQQISYESGRDLAVKETNLPLKMFPTNCPYTMEEILRDRFYPGEPAADELME; encoded by the coding sequence ATGCAAATCCCTAAAAAAGCCGAACTCTATGAAACGGACTTCTACGCCTGGACGCAAGAACAGGCTGAATTGCTCAAACACCAGCAATGGAGTCAACTGGACTTACCTAATTTGATTGAGGAGATTGAGTCTTTGGGAAAGCAGCAACGCGCCGAACTCAGAAATCGCTTAAAAGTGTTGATTGGATATTTGTTGAAATGGGAGTATCAAGCCTCAAAACGCAGTCGGAGTTGGTTAATGACGATTCGCGTTCAACGTCGCGATGCGCAAGAATTACTTGCAGAAAATCCGAGCCTTAAGCCCTATCTGGAAGAAGCACAGCAGATAAGTTATGAGAGTGGTAGAGATTTAGCGGTAAAAGAGACAAATCTTCCGCTCAAAATGTTTCCAACAAATTGTCCTTATACAATGGAAGAAATTTTACGCGATCGCTTTTATCCCGGCGAACCTGCGGCGGATGAGCTGATGGAATAA
- a CDS encoding DUF433 domain-containing protein: MDSTIDLLARITQTPGQCGGRPCIRGMRIRVTDILEMLAENVSFTEILEDFPDLELADIQACLLFAARRTHFPRLIA, translated from the coding sequence ATGGATTCAACAATCGACTTGCTAGCTCGTATTACCCAAACCCCTGGGCAATGTGGTGGTCGTCCCTGTATTCGAGGGATGCGAATTCGAGTCACCGATATTTTAGAAATGCTAGCTGAAAATGTCAGTTTTACTGAAATTTTAGAAGACTTCCCTGACTTAGAATTGGCAGATATTCAAGCTTGTCTGCTCTTCGCAGCACGACGTACTCATTTTCCTAGACTGATAGCATGA
- a CDS encoding RNA-guided endonuclease InsQ/TnpB family protein, which translates to MIVLEFKAYPNQHQEKAIQETIRTAQFIRNKCLRYWMDNEKVNKYDLSKLSTVLAKEFPFVKELNSQARQASSERTWSAISRFYANCKLKVAGRKGYPKFKKNARSVEYKASGWKLSQERKHITFTDKKGIGRLKLKGGYDLHFYDIDEIKRVRIVRRVDGYYVQFCVRVERTESTRPSGRAIGLDVGLKEFYTDSNGSTAPNPRFYRLGEERIRFHQRRVSRKKKGSANRKKAVNRLGRQHLKISRQRKDHAVKLARCVIQSNDLVAYEDLRVRNLVKNHCLAKSINDVGWYQFRTWLERYGKVFGKVTVAVNPAYTSQNCSSCGTTVKKSLSTRTHTCKCGCTLDRDPSGSQSLMGETPKTALSHHNAAINILNKALSTVGHTGTKASGDLASIWIGENLSKQAGSMKEESSRL; encoded by the coding sequence GTGATAGTCCTAGAATTCAAAGCCTATCCTAATCAGCACCAAGAAAAGGCGATTCAAGAAACCATTCGCACCGCGCAGTTCATTCGCAATAAATGTTTGCGCTATTGGATGGATAACGAAAAGGTCAATAAATACGATCTCAGTAAATTGTCTACTGTCCTTGCAAAAGAGTTTCCCTTTGTTAAAGAGTTAAACTCCCAGGCTCGGCAAGCTAGCTCAGAGCGTACATGGTCGGCGATCTCTCGATTCTACGCCAATTGCAAGCTCAAGGTGGCGGGAAGGAAGGGCTATCCGAAATTCAAGAAAAACGCGCGCTCCGTCGAGTATAAAGCGAGCGGCTGGAAACTTTCCCAAGAGCGCAAGCACATCACTTTTACCGACAAGAAGGGAATCGGGCGATTGAAGTTGAAAGGAGGATACGATCTCCACTTCTACGACATTGACGAGATTAAGCGCGTTCGCATTGTTCGCCGTGTAGACGGGTACTATGTTCAGTTCTGCGTGAGAGTGGAACGGACTGAATCTACCCGACCAAGCGGACGAGCAATTGGGTTAGATGTCGGACTGAAGGAATTCTATACCGATTCCAACGGCTCAACAGCCCCCAATCCCCGATTTTATCGCTTAGGTGAGGAGCGCATAAGGTTTCATCAACGTCGCGTTTCTCGCAAAAAGAAAGGCTCTGCCAACCGCAAAAAAGCCGTCAATCGACTTGGTAGACAGCACCTCAAGATAAGTAGGCAACGTAAAGACCATGCCGTAAAGCTGGCACGGTGCGTTATCCAGTCTAACGATCTGGTGGCATACGAAGACTTGAGAGTACGGAATTTGGTGAAAAATCACTGTCTGGCTAAATCGATTAACGATGTGGGTTGGTATCAGTTCAGGACATGGCTAGAGCGTTATGGGAAGGTATTCGGTAAGGTAACCGTTGCGGTTAATCCGGCATATACCTCCCAAAATTGCTCTAGTTGTGGAACAACGGTCAAAAAGTCGCTCAGTACTCGTACTCATACGTGCAAGTGCGGATGCACCCTAGACCGCGACCCTTCGGGTTCGCAGTCGCTCATGGGGGAAACCCCCAAGACCGCGCTGTCTCACCATAATGCAGCCATCAATATTCTGAACAAAGCCTTAAGTACGGTAGGGCATACCGGAACTAAAGCTTCTGGAGACTTAGCCTCTATTTGGATTGGTGAAAACCTGTCCAAACAAGCCGGGTCAATGAAGGAAGAATCCTCACGCCTCTAG
- a CDS encoding HlyD family secretion protein — protein MTQTSLNQPKSPEKEAIARPKRKISPKLLIPVGVLIAGIAGASWYFLSPSPEEPLAVSGRIEGYETLIGAKVAGRVESVVPREGDVVKAGETIARMDDDELQAQLRGAKARLIAAEQQSEQARLQINVLESQIQEMQLNRQQAQGDAQGRVGQAEAAIAANIAQLKATEAQREQAQAELRLAKADRDRFSQLVAQGAVPQQRFDQAQTAFETTSANVQARQAAVESARKQVNVARSQLTQAQTSELNPDIRNTQLQSLRTQLAQSRLKLAATQADVTSVKAQQQEIQSRINDLNIISPIDGVVVTRSVEPGAVVTTGKTLLTVINPDEVYLRGFIPEGKIGEVRIGQDARVFLDSAPDRALDAKVSAIDTQASFTPENIYFKEDRVQQVFGVKISLESPEGYAKPGMPADAEIVTELANR, from the coding sequence ATGACTCAAACCAGCTTAAATCAACCAAAATCGCCAGAAAAAGAAGCGATCGCGCGACCCAAGCGAAAAATATCGCCCAAACTCCTCATTCCAGTTGGGGTGTTGATTGCCGGGATTGCAGGGGCAAGCTGGTATTTCCTCTCTCCCTCCCCAGAGGAACCGTTAGCGGTGAGCGGTCGCATTGAAGGCTACGAAACCTTGATTGGCGCTAAAGTTGCGGGTCGCGTTGAATCGGTTGTTCCGCGCGAGGGGGATGTGGTGAAAGCGGGAGAAACGATCGCGCGAATGGATGACGACGAGCTACAAGCGCAGCTACGAGGGGCAAAAGCACGCCTAATTGCCGCCGAGCAACAGTCAGAACAAGCGCGTTTGCAAATAAACGTTTTGGAAAGCCAAATTCAAGAAATGCAGCTCAATCGGCAGCAAGCTCAAGGAGATGCCCAAGGAAGAGTGGGTCAAGCAGAAGCGGCAATTGCGGCAAACATTGCCCAACTCAAAGCAACAGAAGCCCAGAGAGAACAAGCCCAAGCCGAGTTAAGATTAGCAAAAGCCGATCGCGATCGCTTTTCTCAACTGGTGGCTCAAGGAGCAGTTCCCCAACAGCGATTCGACCAAGCCCAAACCGCATTTGAAACCACCAGCGCCAACGTCCAAGCCAGACAAGCGGCGGTCGAGTCTGCCCGAAAACAAGTGAACGTAGCGAGAAGTCAACTCACCCAAGCCCAAACCAGCGAACTCAACCCCGATATTCGCAATACGCAACTGCAAAGTTTGCGAACCCAACTCGCCCAATCGCGTCTCAAACTCGCAGCCACCCAAGCGGACGTAACCAGTGTAAAAGCACAGCAGCAGGAAATTCAAAGCCGTATTAACGATCTCAATATTATCAGTCCCATCGATGGGGTCGTGGTGACGCGCAGTGTAGAACCCGGTGCGGTAGTGACGACGGGAAAAACATTACTGACGGTGATTAATCCCGATGAAGTGTATTTGCGCGGCTTTATTCCCGAAGGCAAAATTGGCGAGGTTCGCATAGGACAAGATGCGAGAGTGTTTCTCGATTCTGCACCCGATCGCGCGTTAGATGCTAAAGTGAGCGCGATCGATACCCAAGCCTCGTTTACCCCCGAAAATATTTACTTCAAAGAAGATCGCGTCCAACAAGTGTTTGGGGTCAAAATAAGCCTCGAAAGCCCGGAGGGTTACGCCAAACCTGGAATGCCTGCGGATGCGGAAATCGTGACGGAATTGGCAAATCGATGA